In Rhodothermus marinus DSM 4252, a single genomic region encodes these proteins:
- a CDS encoding rhomboid family protein, translating into MSRFLVWYRMQPPALRALLTINVGVYLLWILALMHIDAVRGFVWMQLALNPDWPAILTHPWQLVTYNFLHLQPGFWGLLHILFNMLWLVWIGREYEELHGSHQLLALYLIAGVGGGLLTVLLHALFPGVGAFGGLVHGASASVLGVLMAVAILYPFKSVALFLFGPIRLLYLVLIFLALDVLFMAGGGTAVGAHLGGALFGFLYAKAEQRGLDLAGWARIFFQPRRARRGRQPVTAETGRMLRRVGAWMEQRRGAAAEGRSSSAEERSLEEEVDRILDKISAHGYDSLTEEEKRILYEASRR; encoded by the coding sequence GTGAGCCGGTTTCTGGTCTGGTATCGCATGCAGCCGCCTGCGCTGCGGGCCTTGCTGACGATCAACGTGGGGGTCTATCTGCTGTGGATCCTGGCGCTCATGCACATCGACGCCGTGCGCGGGTTCGTGTGGATGCAGCTGGCGCTGAACCCCGACTGGCCGGCCATCCTGACGCACCCCTGGCAGCTCGTCACCTATAACTTTCTGCACCTGCAGCCGGGCTTCTGGGGGCTGCTGCACATTCTGTTCAACATGCTCTGGCTGGTGTGGATCGGCCGCGAATACGAGGAGCTGCACGGTTCGCACCAGCTCCTGGCGCTGTACCTGATCGCCGGCGTCGGCGGCGGGTTGCTCACCGTGCTGCTGCACGCGCTGTTTCCGGGCGTGGGCGCTTTCGGGGGGCTGGTGCACGGCGCGTCGGCGTCGGTGCTGGGCGTGCTCATGGCCGTGGCCATTCTCTATCCGTTCAAGAGCGTGGCGCTGTTTTTGTTCGGGCCGATCCGGTTGCTCTACCTGGTGCTGATCTTCCTGGCGCTCGACGTGCTGTTCATGGCCGGCGGCGGCACGGCCGTCGGGGCGCACCTGGGCGGTGCGCTGTTCGGGTTCCTGTACGCGAAGGCGGAGCAGCGGGGGCTCGATCTGGCCGGCTGGGCGCGCATCTTCTTCCAACCGCGCCGCGCGCGTCGGGGACGGCAACCCGTCACGGCCGAAACCGGCCGAATGCTGCGTCGGGTGGGCGCCTGGATGGAACAGCGACGTGGCGCCGCGGCCGAAGGGCGGAGCAGCTCGGCCGAGGAACGCTCGCTGGAGGAAGAGGTGGATCGCATCCTGGACAAGATCAGCGCGCACGGGTACGATTCGCTCACCGAAGAAGAGAAGCGGATCCTTTATGAAGCCAGTCGGCGTTGA
- the ispG gene encoding flavodoxin-dependent (E)-4-hydroxy-3-methylbut-2-enyl-diphosphate synthase produces the protein MERPRRWSRPVMVGNVQIGGGAPISVQSMTTTKTHDVEATLAQIRQLAEAGADIVRVAVPRPEDAEALRDIVQGSPVPIVADIHFNYQYALKAIEAGVAKVRINPGNIGKEEWEREVLLAAKEKGIPIRIGVNSGSLERDLLDKYGYPKPEALFESAMRHVEICRKHGFEDIVISVKHSDVYYMIQAYRLIAERTDFPLHLGVTEAGSFVSGSIKSAIGIGALLAEGIGDTIRVSLATDPVKEVEVAHQILKALRLGPPGVNIIACPTCGRLTGDLFSIVEAVEEAVKARKFKKNLNVALMGCAVNGPGEAAGADLGISLGRGRAHLFIRGKVVRVVPEDQIVDAVLEAIEQWEEMPDETPAQANGQADAS, from the coding sequence ATGGAGCGACCGCGTCGCTGGTCCCGGCCCGTCATGGTCGGGAATGTGCAGATAGGTGGTGGGGCCCCGATCTCCGTCCAGTCGATGACGACCACGAAGACGCACGATGTGGAGGCCACGCTGGCCCAGATCCGACAGCTGGCCGAGGCGGGGGCCGACATCGTGCGCGTGGCCGTCCCGCGCCCGGAAGACGCCGAGGCGCTGCGCGACATCGTGCAGGGCAGCCCGGTGCCCATCGTGGCCGACATCCACTTCAACTACCAGTATGCGCTGAAGGCCATCGAGGCCGGGGTGGCCAAGGTGCGCATCAACCCCGGCAACATCGGCAAAGAGGAGTGGGAACGCGAGGTGCTGCTGGCCGCCAAGGAGAAGGGCATCCCGATCCGAATCGGCGTCAATTCGGGCTCGCTCGAGCGCGACCTGCTCGACAAGTACGGCTACCCGAAGCCGGAGGCGCTCTTCGAAAGCGCCATGCGGCACGTGGAGATCTGCCGCAAACACGGCTTCGAGGATATCGTCATCTCCGTCAAGCATTCCGACGTCTACTACATGATCCAGGCCTACCGGCTGATCGCCGAGCGCACGGACTTCCCGCTGCATCTCGGCGTGACCGAGGCCGGGTCTTTCGTCAGCGGTAGCATCAAGAGCGCCATCGGGATCGGGGCGTTGCTGGCCGAAGGCATCGGCGACACGATCCGGGTTTCGCTGGCCACGGACCCGGTCAAAGAGGTGGAAGTGGCGCATCAGATTCTGAAGGCGCTGCGGCTGGGTCCGCCGGGGGTGAACATCATCGCCTGCCCGACGTGCGGCCGCCTGACCGGCGATCTGTTCTCGATCGTGGAGGCCGTCGAGGAAGCCGTCAAGGCGCGCAAGTTCAAGAAGAACCTGAACGTCGCGCTGATGGGTTGTGCGGTGAACGGTCCGGGCGAGGCGGCCGGCGCCGATCTGGGCATTTCGCTGGGGCGTGGCCGGGCGCATCTGTTCATCCGGGGTAAGGTTGTGCGCGTGGTGCCTGAGGACCAGATCGTCGACGCCGTACTGGAAGCGATCGAGCAGTGGGAGGAGATGCCGGACGAGACGCCTGCACAAGCGAACGGACAGGCGGATGCCTCTTGA
- a CDS encoding LacI family DNA-binding transcriptional regulator, translated as MGLTIYDIAREAGVSIATVSRVFNNSPRVAPHTRKRVLEVARRLGYQPHVSAQSLARRQAQTVAAIVPMLTNYFFVEVLRGLQDRLAETNFDLLVYAAPTLSDVDAHLERALQRGRSAGVMIFSTPMSPERVERLQRSRQPVVLVDSFHPDFDSVSIDNEQGGYLAARHLLEHGYRRIGLLMAHPDSVPARERRHGYERALREAGLEPDPDLIVASTDPHNHGYTEEGGYEAMKQLLERTPRPEAVFVVSDIMALGALRAVEEAGLRVPDDLGLIGFDDLRVSRFLGLSTLRQPMYEMGKLAAEKLLRRIAELELPVTSTVFAPRLICRRTCAPGARDGQPETAALSQNQT; from the coding sequence ATGGGACTGACCATTTACGACATCGCCCGTGAAGCAGGCGTCTCGATCGCCACCGTCTCGCGTGTGTTCAACAACAGCCCCCGTGTGGCGCCGCACACGCGCAAGCGGGTGCTGGAAGTGGCCCGGCGACTGGGCTATCAGCCCCACGTGTCCGCCCAGAGCCTGGCCCGGCGACAGGCGCAGACGGTGGCAGCCATCGTCCCCATGCTGACCAACTACTTCTTTGTCGAAGTGCTGCGGGGGCTGCAGGATCGGCTGGCCGAGACGAACTTCGACCTGCTGGTCTATGCCGCCCCCACGCTTTCGGACGTGGATGCCCACCTGGAACGGGCGCTGCAGCGGGGCCGATCGGCCGGCGTGATGATTTTTTCGACGCCGATGAGCCCGGAGCGCGTCGAGCGTCTGCAGCGCAGCCGCCAGCCCGTGGTGCTGGTGGATTCGTTCCACCCGGATTTCGACTCGGTTTCGATCGACAACGAACAGGGCGGGTATCTGGCGGCGCGCCATCTGCTCGAGCACGGCTATCGGCGCATCGGACTGCTCATGGCGCATCCCGACTCGGTCCCGGCGCGGGAACGCCGTCATGGCTACGAGCGGGCGCTGCGCGAGGCCGGCCTGGAGCCCGATCCGGACCTGATCGTCGCCAGCACCGACCCGCACAACCACGGCTACACGGAGGAAGGGGGCTACGAGGCGATGAAACAGCTCCTTGAACGGACGCCCCGTCCGGAGGCCGTGTTCGTCGTGTCCGACATCATGGCGCTGGGCGCGCTGCGGGCCGTCGAGGAGGCGGGGCTGCGGGTGCCGGACGACCTGGGACTGATCGGCTTCGACGACCTGCGCGTGAGTCGCTTTCTGGGCCTGAGCACGCTGCGCCAGCCCATGTACGAAATGGGAAAACTGGCCGCTGAAAAGTTGCTCCGACGCATTGCCGAGCTGGAGCTGCCGGTGACCAGCACGGTCTTCGCGCCCCGCCTGATCTGTCGCCGCACCTGTGCACCGGGCGCGCGGGACGGTCAACCCGAAACGGCCGCGCTCTCTCAGAATCAGACATGA
- a CDS encoding peptidyl-prolyl cis-trans isomerase — protein MGLLLLAGCHAGSAQQTLLAEGPGVHITADAFREAYLDYLLRTGQTDSPRLRRLFLEQMIREALVAYEARRQGLDRTPAYEEEARAVETKLLVEAYARRVLYDTVRVREAELAEAFVRINTEVRARHLWAPTRAAAESLYARLQAGASFEELAAGVFRDTALARSGGDLGWFSFDEMDPAFEDVAFRLRPGEISSPVRTAYGYSIIQVTDRFTKPILTETEFAQKRPLLERYLRYRKQQAAREACARSLADSLQIRFHEATLRRLYDRIAGRVTQEEMEGTTEDWLQEPLLTFGPAAERVTWTVADFREQARRTSRAQREAAARSPEALEEFARGLVVRHVLAERARAAGLHRSPAFAQARQEALDRWLYRYVRQQVESGAAVPEDTLRAFYKAHREDFRMPARRAVWEILVPTEAEAQRIRTLLTATPFEELARHYSRRPGAAATGGYLGFVAEAQLGAAGKAVFAAREGEVLGPLRIADGYVLLKVGAEQPERPMTFEEARPLIERQLRPFFVRRRWQEHLAELAARHADRITRHLSRLDTLRLTSPTDA, from the coding sequence ATGGGGTTGTTGTTGCTGGCCGGCTGCCATGCCGGCTCGGCGCAGCAGACGCTGCTGGCCGAAGGGCCGGGCGTGCACATCACGGCCGACGCCTTCCGGGAGGCGTACCTGGACTACCTGTTGCGCACCGGCCAGACCGACAGCCCGCGGTTGCGCCGACTGTTTCTCGAGCAGATGATCCGGGAGGCACTGGTGGCCTACGAAGCCCGGCGGCAGGGGCTGGATCGCACTCCGGCCTACGAAGAAGAGGCCCGGGCCGTCGAGACCAAGCTGCTCGTGGAGGCCTACGCCCGGCGCGTGCTCTACGACACGGTACGGGTGCGCGAAGCGGAGCTGGCCGAGGCGTTCGTGCGCATCAACACCGAGGTGCGGGCGCGTCACCTGTGGGCGCCCACCCGGGCGGCCGCCGAGTCGCTTTATGCCCGCCTCCAGGCCGGTGCGTCGTTCGAGGAGCTGGCCGCCGGGGTCTTCCGCGACACCGCACTGGCCCGGAGCGGCGGCGATCTGGGCTGGTTCTCGTTTGACGAAATGGATCCGGCCTTTGAGGACGTGGCCTTCCGGCTCAGGCCGGGCGAGATTTCGTCGCCGGTGCGCACGGCCTACGGCTACTCGATCATTCAGGTGACGGATCGGTTCACGAAGCCGATCCTGACCGAGACCGAGTTTGCGCAGAAACGGCCCCTTCTGGAGCGTTATCTGCGCTACCGGAAGCAGCAGGCCGCCCGGGAAGCCTGCGCACGTAGCCTGGCCGACTCGTTGCAGATTCGCTTTCACGAGGCGACGCTGCGTCGACTCTACGACCGGATTGCAGGGCGCGTGACGCAGGAGGAAATGGAAGGGACAACCGAAGACTGGTTGCAGGAACCGCTGCTGACGTTCGGTCCCGCCGCAGAGCGTGTGACCTGGACGGTGGCCGACTTCCGGGAGCAGGCGCGGCGGACGAGTCGGGCGCAACGGGAGGCGGCCGCGCGCTCGCCGGAGGCGCTGGAGGAATTCGCCCGCGGACTGGTGGTGCGTCACGTGCTGGCCGAGCGCGCCCGCGCGGCCGGTCTGCACCGCAGCCCGGCCTTCGCGCAGGCCCGGCAGGAAGCACTCGATCGCTGGCTCTACCGGTACGTGCGACAGCAGGTGGAGTCCGGAGCCGCGGTGCCGGAGGACACGCTGCGGGCCTTCTACAAGGCGCACCGGGAGGACTTCCGGATGCCGGCCCGGCGGGCCGTCTGGGAAATTCTGGTGCCCACCGAAGCGGAGGCACAGCGCATCCGGACGCTGCTGACGGCCACGCCGTTCGAGGAGCTGGCCCGGCACTACTCGCGGCGACCGGGCGCGGCGGCGACAGGCGGCTATCTGGGTTTCGTGGCCGAAGCGCAGCTGGGTGCGGCGGGGAAGGCCGTCTTTGCCGCCCGCGAAGGGGAGGTGCTGGGGCCGCTGCGGATTGCCGACGGCTACGTATTGTTGAAAGTGGGTGCCGAGCAGCCCGAGCGTCCCATGACCTTCGAGGAAGCGCGGCCGCTCATCGAACGCCAGCTCCGGCCTTTCTTTGTGCGCAGGCGCTGGCAGGAGCACCTGGCGGAGCTGGCCGCGCGCCACGCAGACCGGATCACGCGCCATCTGTCCCGACTGGACACGCTACGCCTGACATCCCCCACCGACGCCTGA
- a CDS encoding TonB-dependent receptor translates to MKTQAIISKALIFFAGLLLVGGPIGSALAQTTGKITGRVIDAATGAPLPGVSVYIEGTTLGAATDVDGEYVIIGVRPGTYTVVASFVGYATERREGVQVGSGLTTRVDFALREEVIQGEEIVVVAPPITVRKDLTSSEARVTAETIDRLPVQEVSQVLTLQAGVTERGGLHIRGGRASEVVVMVDGVPVTDNFDGSTAVQLENEGIQELQVISGTFNAEYGNAMSGVINVVTKEGRSDRWAGSIKTYSGSYLVFGEGGEAYLRGVEVERYTRQGIQYRDVDPYGYLPINPTHYYNFEAALEGPIFTPRLTLFGLVRYFHNDGWLYGARMFNMDGTYGDSSLVPMNTYSKLSWQGNLRFQVTPNLFLNLIGLGSVTRSRPYDLYWRWNPDGRTRNYDLGYNLKLQLKHLLSSRTFYTVHLATFRRHAWSRRFDDPLDPRYNGLAILTPDSIEVAPGVWVPYVTGGGRFARGGMDMNHFERTSQAYFAKADLTSQVARNHLVKLGAEVRIDRLDFTAFSLIPATDAEGNVIQPFQPAIPPETSPQYQHYEDVSPITASAYVQDKIEFEDFVVNVGLRFDYFDARTPVPADPEDPNIYFPFKKIHIYRDLNGDGVITVDEEREDNRYTLEERETFWWKEPKPKFQLSPRLGISYPITEAGVLHFSYGHFLQIPTLNLLFAGYGYKIQNQSGQYGPYGNPDLDAQRTVMYEIGFRQGLGPFLFDVTAYYRDVRDWVSTSTPIETEIPGVVYVIYTNRDYASTRGVTATFSRRFEDGWGFDVSYTYQVAEGSNSNPDEEFFARLNNQQPTLTLLPLDWDQRHKVAAAFYLGGKNWGASMVSVWGSGFPYTPSFPEAAIAGPDVPPTFPRNARRMPSTWQVDLYAYRDFEIAGVRPRLFVQVYNLLDRRNPVAVFSDTGRPDVTLPQQQAASFDPGYFVRPEHYSEPRRLHVGLELRF, encoded by the coding sequence ATGAAAACACAGGCTATTATAAGTAAAGCGCTTATATTTTTCGCTGGACTACTGCTGGTCGGCGGGCCGATCGGTTCGGCCCTGGCGCAGACCACGGGCAAAATCACCGGCCGCGTCATCGATGCGGCCACGGGCGCGCCGCTGCCCGGCGTGAGCGTTTACATCGAGGGCACCACGCTGGGCGCCGCCACGGACGTCGACGGCGAGTATGTGATCATCGGCGTGCGGCCGGGCACCTACACCGTCGTGGCCTCCTTCGTGGGCTATGCCACCGAGCGCCGCGAGGGCGTGCAGGTGGGCAGTGGCCTGACCACGCGCGTCGACTTTGCACTCCGCGAGGAGGTGATTCAGGGCGAAGAGATCGTGGTGGTTGCGCCGCCCATCACCGTGCGCAAGGACCTGACCAGCTCCGAGGCGCGCGTGACGGCCGAGACGATCGACCGCCTGCCCGTGCAGGAAGTCAGCCAGGTGCTGACGCTGCAGGCGGGCGTGACCGAACGCGGCGGGCTCCACATCCGCGGCGGCCGCGCCAGCGAAGTCGTCGTCATGGTCGACGGCGTGCCCGTCACGGACAACTTCGACGGCTCGACGGCCGTGCAGCTCGAAAACGAAGGGATCCAGGAGCTGCAGGTCATCTCGGGCACCTTCAACGCCGAGTACGGCAACGCCATGTCGGGCGTGATCAACGTGGTGACGAAAGAAGGGCGCTCGGACCGATGGGCCGGTTCGATCAAGACCTACAGCGGTTCCTACCTGGTCTTCGGCGAAGGGGGCGAGGCTTACCTGCGCGGCGTCGAAGTGGAGCGCTACACGCGGCAGGGCATTCAGTACCGAGACGTCGATCCCTACGGCTATCTGCCGATCAATCCCACGCACTACTACAACTTCGAGGCGGCCCTCGAGGGGCCGATCTTCACGCCGCGGCTGACGCTTTTCGGGCTCGTCCGCTACTTCCACAACGACGGCTGGCTCTACGGCGCCCGCATGTTCAACATGGACGGCACCTACGGCGACTCGTCGCTGGTGCCCATGAACACCTACTCGAAACTGAGCTGGCAGGGTAACCTGCGCTTTCAGGTGACGCCCAACCTGTTCCTGAACCTGATCGGCCTTGGCTCGGTCACGCGCAGCCGACCCTACGACCTCTACTGGCGCTGGAATCCTGACGGTCGCACGCGCAACTACGACCTGGGCTACAACCTGAAGTTGCAGCTCAAGCACCTGCTCAGCTCCCGCACCTTCTACACAGTCCATCTGGCCACCTTCCGGCGGCACGCCTGGAGCCGACGGTTCGACGATCCGCTCGATCCACGCTACAACGGGCTGGCCATCCTGACGCCGGACTCCATCGAAGTCGCGCCGGGCGTCTGGGTACCCTACGTGACGGGTGGAGGACGCTTCGCCCGTGGGGGCATGGACATGAACCACTTCGAGCGTACCTCGCAGGCTTATTTTGCCAAGGCCGACCTGACCAGCCAGGTGGCGCGCAACCACCTGGTCAAGCTCGGCGCCGAGGTGCGCATCGACCGGCTGGACTTCACGGCCTTCAGCCTGATTCCGGCCACCGACGCCGAGGGCAACGTCATCCAGCCCTTCCAGCCGGCCATCCCGCCCGAGACGTCCCCGCAGTACCAGCACTACGAGGACGTTTCGCCGATCACGGCCAGCGCCTACGTGCAGGACAAGATCGAATTCGAGGACTTCGTCGTGAACGTGGGGCTTCGCTTCGATTACTTCGACGCCCGCACACCGGTCCCGGCCGATCCTGAAGACCCGAACATCTACTTTCCCTTCAAAAAAATCCACATTTACAGAGACCTGAACGGCGACGGCGTGATCACCGTCGATGAGGAGCGCGAGGACAATCGCTACACGCTGGAAGAACGGGAGACGTTCTGGTGGAAGGAGCCGAAACCCAAGTTTCAGCTTTCGCCCCGGCTGGGCATTTCCTATCCGATCACCGAGGCCGGCGTGCTACACTTTTCCTACGGGCACTTTCTCCAGATTCCCACGCTGAACCTGCTTTTTGCCGGCTACGGCTACAAGATTCAGAACCAGTCGGGCCAGTACGGGCCCTACGGCAATCCGGACCTCGACGCGCAGCGGACCGTCATGTACGAGATCGGCTTCCGCCAGGGGCTGGGTCCCTTCCTGTTCGACGTGACGGCCTACTATCGGGACGTACGCGACTGGGTCTCGACCTCCACGCCGATCGAAACGGAGATTCCCGGCGTCGTCTATGTGATCTACACGAATCGCGACTACGCGAGCACGCGCGGCGTGACGGCCACCTTCTCGCGGCGCTTCGAGGACGGCTGGGGCTTCGACGTCAGCTACACCTACCAGGTGGCCGAAGGCTCCAACTCGAACCCGGACGAAGAATTCTTCGCGCGGCTGAACAACCAGCAACCCACGCTGACGCTGCTGCCGCTCGACTGGGACCAGCGGCACAAGGTGGCTGCCGCCTTCTATCTGGGCGGAAAGAACTGGGGCGCCTCGATGGTGAGCGTCTGGGGTTCCGGCTTCCCCTACACGCCGTCGTTCCCCGAAGCGGCCATCGCCGGACCCGACGTGCCCCCGACCTTTCCGCGCAATGCACGCCGCATGCCGTCCACCTGGCAGGTGGACCTCTACGCCTACCGGGACTTCGAGATCGCCGGGGTGCGGCCGCGTCTGTTCGTGCAGGTGTACAACCTGCTGGATCGGCGCAACCCGGTGGCCGTCTTCAGCGACACGGGGCGGCCCGACGTGACGCTGCCCCAGCAGCAGGCTGCCTCGTTCGATCCGGGCTACTTCGTCCGGCCCGAACACTACAGCGAGCCCCGACGGCTTCACGTAGGACTGGAACTGCGGTTTTGA
- a CDS encoding PorV/PorQ family protein, with the protein MRGHRSIAATLWLLVLTAGVAQAQFASETRTVTRAGTAAAEFLSIPIGARATAMGSAVSATIDDPTAIYWNPAGLTGLTRGTFTAEYAQWLADISVNYVAVATPLGAGTVGIGVTAVRTPEMEETTVEQQEGTGRTFTAASYAVALSYARALTDRFSIGGSVKFITERISFSTASGLALDIGTLFVTPFRGIRLGAAITNFGTKMRMRGDDLLTIVDIDPNNRGNNTSNRAELRTDPFDLPLTMRIGLAGEVWQRDGYRLTLAVDALSPSNSSQYVNVGAELGLLGDLLLLRGGYSELFLTDSAHTFSLGGGLRYRFGAFHVTFDYAYEGWRYFNGVNRFTLMVGF; encoded by the coding sequence ATGCGTGGACATAGATCGATTGCAGCGACGCTCTGGCTGCTGGTGCTGACCGCCGGCGTGGCGCAGGCGCAGTTTGCCAGCGAGACGCGCACGGTCACGCGGGCCGGTACGGCCGCGGCCGAGTTTCTGAGCATTCCGATCGGAGCGCGTGCTACCGCCATGGGTAGCGCCGTCAGTGCAACGATCGACGACCCGACGGCCATCTACTGGAATCCGGCCGGTCTGACCGGGCTGACGCGCGGCACCTTCACGGCCGAATATGCGCAGTGGCTGGCCGACATCTCGGTCAACTACGTGGCCGTGGCGACGCCGCTGGGCGCCGGCACGGTGGGTATCGGCGTGACGGCCGTGCGCACGCCGGAAATGGAAGAAACCACCGTCGAGCAGCAGGAGGGCACCGGACGCACCTTCACGGCCGCCTCCTACGCCGTGGCGTTGAGCTATGCGCGGGCACTCACCGACCGGTTCTCGATCGGCGGTTCGGTCAAGTTCATCACCGAGCGCATTTCCTTCTCGACGGCCAGCGGACTGGCGCTCGACATCGGGACGCTGTTCGTGACGCCGTTCCGGGGCATTCGCCTGGGGGCGGCCATCACGAACTTCGGCACGAAGATGCGCATGCGGGGCGACGACCTGCTGACGATCGTCGACATCGACCCGAACAACCGGGGCAACAACACGAGCAACCGGGCCGAGCTGCGCACCGACCCGTTCGATCTACCGCTGACGATGCGCATCGGGCTGGCCGGCGAGGTCTGGCAGCGCGACGGCTACCGGCTGACGCTGGCCGTTGATGCGCTCAGCCCGAGCAACAGCAGCCAGTACGTGAACGTGGGGGCCGAACTCGGGCTGCTGGGCGACCTGCTCCTGCTGCGCGGCGGCTACAGCGAGCTGTTTCTGACCGACAGCGCCCACACGTTTTCGCTGGGCGGTGGCCTGCGCTATCGGTTCGGTGCCTTCCACGTGACTTTCGACTACGCCTACGAAGGCTGGCGCTATTTCAACGGCGTCAACCGCTTTACGCTGATGGTCGGCTTCTGA
- a CDS encoding T9SS type A sorting domain-containing protein, translating into MVSATTKIGGRLALLLLAAVLMAGQALAQRTVTLRLNTATLPDTTGTADGLIQVRGQITNQDWPFTLPDGNVISWDDQTTLKPMNVGGDYWEISFQIPDNEELQFKFFSSQAEATGIGGWEDGGNHVLAAGTGDTTLVLHFFEKGFDTTYAWRPWEQKPDTVAVWFRVYVSTEEGILNGYDPNAENIVVGVRGDPLNGAGPLDWGTTRVILQRESSDPNRPGYHLFSGVAYYPASLAGTTQEYKFFIEPNGWELNGKPNRSFVIPDKDTTLHWVYYGNTKPVQQLVSAEVIFTVDIDPLVNAGLFDKQRGDTIIVLGGFNGWTNCLSTNPDACALFESIDPTQYTSSITLRAAPNSEVEYKFYVDFEAEGWPDGWEEPLDYGGSNRRFVFTGEDPLDLGVQFFNDVREGNVIPEGTQIDVTFQVDMSPALNFQVKRAFDPEKDSVYVVFEDPLWRLTQAMPLGLSDLEPLLLSDEDGDLIYTGTLTVTGPTYNGIGFRYRYGNVLDGYENEGPVGDFYGPGRRRYQYILPSAAKNWPTEYTMPLVQFQESGPLPFECNPTADVASLPQDVQDLCYPAGTSPTAVEPIDGTRPERFALSRNYPNPFADRTTFEYTLPETQPVRVRVYDLLGRVVATLVDEVQPAGTYRVTFRAEGLSSGIYVYRLETPSGIFARKMMIVR; encoded by the coding sequence ATGGTAAGCGCTACCACAAAAATCGGCGGCCGCCTGGCACTGCTGCTCCTGGCGGCGGTGCTGATGGCCGGCCAGGCGCTGGCGCAGCGCACCGTCACGCTGCGCCTGAACACGGCCACGCTGCCCGACACGACGGGCACGGCCGACGGCCTCATCCAGGTACGCGGCCAGATCACGAACCAGGACTGGCCCTTCACGCTGCCCGACGGCAACGTGATCTCCTGGGACGATCAGACCACGCTCAAGCCCATGAACGTGGGCGGGGACTACTGGGAGATCAGCTTCCAGATCCCCGACAACGAAGAACTGCAGTTCAAATTCTTCTCCTCGCAGGCCGAGGCGACCGGCATCGGCGGCTGGGAAGATGGTGGCAACCACGTGCTGGCCGCCGGTACGGGCGACACCACGCTGGTGCTCCACTTCTTCGAAAAAGGCTTCGACACGACTTATGCCTGGCGGCCCTGGGAGCAGAAGCCCGACACGGTAGCCGTCTGGTTCCGCGTTTACGTGAGTACCGAAGAGGGCATTCTCAACGGTTATGACCCGAACGCTGAGAATATCGTCGTGGGCGTGCGGGGTGACCCGCTCAACGGCGCCGGTCCGCTGGACTGGGGCACGACCCGGGTAATCCTGCAGCGTGAATCCAGCGATCCAAACCGGCCTGGCTATCATCTGTTCTCCGGCGTGGCCTATTACCCGGCCTCGCTGGCAGGTACGACGCAGGAGTACAAGTTTTTCATTGAACCCAACGGCTGGGAATTGAATGGTAAACCTAACCGGTCGTTTGTCATCCCCGACAAAGACACGACGCTGCACTGGGTCTACTACGGCAATACGAAACCTGTTCAGCAGCTTGTTTCGGCCGAGGTGATCTTCACTGTTGACATCGATCCACTGGTGAACGCCGGCCTGTTCGATAAGCAACGGGGCGACACCATCATTGTGCTGGGTGGGTTTAATGGATGGACCAATTGTCTGAGCACCAATCCAGACGCGTGTGCCCTGTTCGAGTCGATCGATCCTACGCAGTATACTTCGTCGATCACGCTAAGAGCTGCACCGAATTCAGAAGTAGAGTACAAATTCTACGTGGACTTTGAGGCCGAAGGATGGCCGGATGGCTGGGAGGAGCCGCTGGACTACGGCGGGAGCAACCGTCGGTTCGTCTTTACGGGCGAGGACCCGCTGGATCTGGGTGTGCAGTTCTTCAACGACGTGCGGGAGGGGAACGTGATTCCGGAGGGCACGCAGATCGATGTGACCTTCCAGGTCGATATGAGCCCGGCGCTGAACTTCCAGGTCAAGCGCGCTTTCGATCCGGAAAAGGACAGCGTCTATGTGGTCTTCGAGGATCCGCTCTGGCGGCTGACGCAGGCGATGCCGCTGGGCCTGAGCGACCTGGAGCCGCTGCTGCTCTCGGACGAAGACGGCGACCTGATCTACACGGGCACGCTCACGGTGACCGGTCCGACCTACAACGGCATCGGCTTCCGCTACCGCTATGGCAATGTGCTAGATGGTTATGAGAATGAAGGCCCCGTTGGCGATTTCTACGGGCCTGGGCGCCGTCGCTACCAGTACATCCTGCCCTCGGCGGCCAAGAACTGGCCGACCGAATACACGATGCCGCTGGTGCAGTTTCAGGAAAGCGGCCCGCTGCCGTTCGAGTGCAATCCGACGGCCGACGTGGCCTCGCTGCCGCAGGACGTGCAGGACCTCTGCTATCCGGCCGGCACCTCGCCCACGGCCGTCGAGCCAATCGACGGCACGCGGCCCGAGCGTTTCGCGCTGAGCCGCAACTACCCGAACCCGTTCGCGGACCGCACGACGTTCGAGTACACGCTGCCCGAGACGCAGCCCGTGCGCGTGCGCGTCTACGACCTGCTGGGCCGCGTGGTGGCCACGCTCGTCGACGAGGTCCAGCCGGCCGGCACCTACCGGGTCACCTTCCGCGCCGAGGGGCTCTCGAGCGGCATCTACGTCTACCGACTGGAGACACCTTCGGGCATCTTCGCCCGCAAAATGATGATCGTCCGATAA